From a region of the Podospora pseudopauciseta strain CBS 411.78 chromosome 7 map unlocalized CBS411.78m_7, whole genome shotgun sequence genome:
- a CDS encoding uncharacterized protein (COG:S; EggNog:ENOG503P1U6), producing MAPLSLDFVTVDVFTTNRYEGNPLAVVFVPPSQRSLVTQEIKQRIAREFNLSETVFLHAESNVKPEATTLEVNIFTIEEELPFAGHPTIGTAYLVLHHLGWGHVNTLLTKAGPIPINVEGSQNVKAEIPHAVHVHSSTLSSLLEKSESSDIITAGLSPHDPIRQAELSGTVVSIVRGMTFILVNLPSLELLAKVTDSPRLQFDKIPNFLDKGEWEKSFVGRYYYVYTDEGSKTKVQTRMVELGFEDPATGSAGCTLSAYLTLTEKKGARYEITQGVEMGRRSEIVVETSVTEEGKVKEIHLGGTAVLVMRGSVAV from the coding sequence ATGGCCCCCCTCAGCCTTGACTTTGTCACTGTCGATGTCTTCACAACAAATCGCTATGAGGGAAACCCCCTGGCGGTTGTCTTCGTCCCACCTTCTCAACGCTCGTTGGTGACTCAAGAGATCAAGCAGCGCATAGCCCGCGAGTTCAACCTGTCCGAAACAGTCTTTCTACATGCTGAATCCAATGTCAAACCGGAAGCCACCACACTCGAGGTCAACATCTTCACGATCGAAGAGGAGCTCCCTTTTGCGGGGCACCCAACCATTGGCACTGCCTACCTAGTCCTTCACCACCTGGGCTGGGGACACGTCAACACCTTGTTGACAAAGGCCGGACCTATTCCCATCAACGTCGAAGGAAGCCAAAACGTCAAGGCTGAGATTCCCCACGCGGTGCACGTCCACTCGTCCACTCTCTCCAGCCTCCTCGAAAAGTCCGAGTCATCAGACATCATCACAGCTGGCTTGTCTCCTCACGATCCGATCCGGCAAGCTGAGCTCTCGGGAACAGTGGTGAGCATTGTCAGAGGAATGACCTTCATTCTCGTCAACCTCCCTTCCTTGGAGCTTCTGGCCAAAGTGACAGACTCGCCTCGCCTTCAATTTGACAAGATCCCCAACTTTCTGGACAAAGGAGAGTGGGAAAAGAGCTTTGTCGGTAGGTACTATTATGTCTATACCGACGAGGGGTCGAAGACAAAGGTTCAAACCAGAATGGTGGAGCTGGGCTTTGAGGACCCGGCCACGGGAAGCGCAGGGTGTACATTGAGCGCGTATCTGACCTTGACGGAAAAGAAGGGGGCAAGATATGAGATTACGCAGGGTGTTGAAATGGGCAGAAGAAGTGAGATTGTGGTTGAAACGAGTGTCActgaggaggggaaggtcAAGGAAATCCACTTGGG